In a genomic window of Telopea speciosissima isolate NSW1024214 ecotype Mountain lineage chromosome 5, Tspe_v1, whole genome shotgun sequence:
- the LOC122662418 gene encoding telomere repeat-binding factor 1-like: MGAPKQKWTADEEAALKAGIAKHGAGKWRTILKDPEFSSILSLRSNVDLKDKWRNMSVTAHGWGSREKARLALKRSRQFPKHDDNPLALTTVVQSDEEIVDAKPLAISSGTLSTAGPKRSIKRLDNLILEAISTLNEPTGSNKTAIGTYIEDQCWAPLNFKRLLSAKLKHLTAIGKLIKVNRKYRTTPTSVFLEGRRNSSGLPLIEGRRDSEKDYMQIFTRSQVDAELAKMRHMTAKEAAVAAAQAVAEAEAAMAEAEEATRQAEAAEADAEAAQAFAEAAMMTLNGRNFSNLMVHA, encoded by the exons ATGGGCGCTCCGAAGCAGAAGTGGACCGCAGATGAAGAAGCAGCCCTTAAAGCCGGAATAGCAAAGCATGGGGCTGGCAAATGGCGCACAATACTGAAAGACCCTGAATTCAGTAGTATATTGTCTTTACGTTCCAATGTGGACCTCAAG GACAAGTGGAGAAATATGAGTGTGACAGCGCATGGGTGGGGATCTAGGGAGAAGGCTCGCTTAGCCCTCAAAAGGAGTCGACAATTCCCTAAACATGATGATAACCCGTTGGCTCTCACTACAGTTGTTCAGAGTGATGAAGAAATTGTTGATGCTAAGCCTCTTGCAATTTCTAGTGGAACATTATCTACTGCTGGTCCAAAAAGATCTATAAAAAG GTTAGACAATCTTATATTGGAAGCAATATCCACTTTGAATGAACCTACTGGTTCTAACAAGACTGCTATTGGTACATACATCGAG GATCAATGCTGGGCTCCTCTAAACTTCAAAAGGCTATTGTCAGCAAAATTAAAACATTTGACAGCAATTGGGAAATTGATTAAG GTAAACCGTAAGTACAGAACAACACCAACCTCGGTTTTcttggaaggaagaagaaacagcTCTGGATTGCCACTAATTGAGGGAAGAAGAGATTCAGAAAAAGATTACATGCAGATTTTTACTAGATCCCAGGTTGATGCAGAACTGGCAAAGATGCGACACATGACTGCAAAGgaggctgctgttgctgctgcacAGGCAGTTGCGGAGGCAGAAGCGGCCATGGCTGAAGCTGAAGAGGCTACACGGCAGGCTGAGGCTGCAGAAGCTGATGCAGAAGCAGCACAAGCCTTTGCTGAAGCAGCAATGATGACGTTGAATGGCAGAAACTTCTCAAATCTG ATGGTCCATGCATGA